In a genomic window of Candidatus Bathyarchaeota archaeon:
- a CDS encoding 50S ribosome-binding GTPase, with protein sequence MPTNLPPEALDKWEEVEAAHSPREKMEAMIEFLKYVPQHKGTLKLRGEIKRKIAIIKMDLEDKKRKGTGKSSGGPKLFIEKGATAQVAIVGMTNVGKSCLMNATTNSKVVVTPTPFSTHEPVPGIMSYLDVQFQMVEAPAVMEGAAEGKAGGNVTLGLARNADGVILMLDLSGNPVEQLELILAELEKTRVLVTKPTGGRVEIERRPAGSRMRIIVVGRLLDCSMRDVEELLRSYRINDAIVRISGDISLNDVEDAIYENTIYKPAVIVANKLDIKGAAANLATLKRHVNGRLPIVAMSCEQKTGIQELGRALFDTLGIIRIYTKEPGSKTHSPRPFALHKGATVNELAKNIHKELVSNFLFAMVWAKRLPFSPKKVGLNFVLDDGDIIEIHIRTKT encoded by the coding sequence ATGCCGACTAATCTGCCGCCAGAAGCACTCGACAAGTGGGAAGAAGTAGAAGCAGCCCACTCGCCTCGCGAAAAAATGGAGGCGATGATAGAGTTCTTAAAGTATGTGCCTCAACATAAAGGCACTCTAAAGCTCCGCGGCGAAATCAAACGCAAAATCGCCATCATAAAAATGGATCTTGAGGACAAAAAACGCAAAGGCACTGGCAAAAGCAGCGGCGGACCCAAACTCTTCATAGAGAAAGGCGCCACCGCACAAGTCGCAATTGTTGGCATGACTAACGTTGGTAAAAGCTGCCTCATGAACGCCACCACCAACTCCAAAGTCGTCGTCACTCCCACGCCTTTTAGTACCCATGAACCCGTACCAGGCATCATGAGTTACCTTGACGTGCAATTCCAGATGGTGGAAGCCCCAGCAGTTATGGAAGGCGCGGCAGAAGGCAAAGCAGGTGGCAACGTCACCCTTGGGCTGGCACGTAACGCTGACGGCGTAATTTTGATGCTGGACCTCTCGGGAAACCCTGTGGAACAGTTGGAGTTGATTTTGGCGGAGTTGGAGAAGACCCGTGTTTTGGTAACTAAGCCTACTGGCGGGCGCGTTGAAATTGAGCGGCGACCTGCGGGTTCGAGGATGCGAATCATCGTGGTTGGGCGGCTGCTGGATTGTAGCATGCGTGATGTGGAGGAGCTATTGCGAAGTTACCGCATAAACGACGCCATTGTACGCATAAGCGGCGACATCTCCTTAAATGACGTGGAAGACGCGATTTACGAGAACACCATCTATAAACCCGCGGTGATTGTGGCTAACAAATTAGACATCAAAGGCGCAGCGGCAAACCTAGCGACGCTCAAACGGCACGTGAACGGGCGTCTCCCCATTGTGGCGATGTCTTGTGAACAGAAAACAGGCATACAAGAGTTGGGTCGCGCACTTTTTGACACGTTAGGCATCATCCGCATCTACACTAAAGAACCCGGAAGCAAAACCCATAGCCCCCGCCCATTCGCCCTACACAAAGGCGCCACCGTCAACGAATTAGCCAAAAACATCCACAAAGAGCTGGTCTCGAATTTTTTGTTTGCAATGGTTTGGGCGAAAAGGCTACCCTTTAGCCCCAAAAAAGTCGGTTTGAACTTCGTACTTGATGATGGCGACATCATAGAAATTCACATAAGAACAAAAACGTAA
- a CDS encoding PQQ-binding-like beta-propeller repeat protein — translation MQKIITAAPNISSITPMRSRRVAATLLVVYLFLGVFVQLANSAAEPTSSNDDWSMFHHDPAHTGFTNSSAPTSIPKELWSTGPMAAYLTSPAIVNGIVYMTGYSLIAFDASTGEIVWQQREKGGSQLIVENGIVYTGLGAFNATNGAEIWGFQGGSIVAVTNGLYYTVTDNYSIISRDGYTGELLWEHGQLGCPSGIAVENGVLYFGTSSHFFALDAYNGSTVWETQKGIIQESSPAVSDGYVYFSGAFNGTTTDYNLFYCLDAFTGREVWCSKVYIGSSPAVAGGRVFVGGRDGQFFAFNATDGSKIWNYSVFSMPVGHGFESSPAVTSDAVYVGADDGYLYAFNASDGNKLWSYKVGDKQHLQCSPAIANGRIYMGSEENFLVVLEPCEVCFDVTFLEISLIILVVLIGIALAIISYNKLLKAN, via the coding sequence TTGCAAAAAATTATAACCGCAGCACCCAATATTTCATCGATCACCCCTATGCGCAGTAGAAGAGTTGCCGCTACCTTACTTGTAGTATACTTGTTTCTCGGTGTGTTTGTTCAGTTAGCAAACTCAGCTGCTGAACCCACTTCTTCAAACGATGACTGGTCAATGTTCCATCATGATCCAGCACACACTGGCTTCACGAATAGTTCCGCACCCACTTCCATTCCTAAAGAACTTTGGAGTACGGGACCAATGGCTGCTTATTTAACGTCACCTGCAATAGTAAACGGTATCGTATACATGACTGGCTATTCTTTAATCGCTTTTGATGCATCCACAGGGGAAATTGTCTGGCAACAGCGCGAAAAAGGCGGTTCACAACTAATTGTTGAAAATGGTATAGTTTACACGGGATTAGGTGCATTCAATGCTACTAATGGCGCTGAAATATGGGGTTTTCAGGGTGGTTCAATAGTTGCCGTTACAAATGGCCTCTATTACACAGTAACTGACAATTATTCAATTATTAGTCGAGATGGTTATACTGGCGAGCTACTGTGGGAGCACGGTCAGTTAGGTTGCCCATCAGGTATTGCGGTCGAGAACGGGGTATTATATTTTGGAACTAGTTCCCACTTTTTTGCTCTCGATGCTTACAACGGCAGTACTGTGTGGGAAACTCAAAAAGGCATTATACAAGAATCTTCTCCTGCTGTTTCAGACGGATATGTGTATTTCAGTGGAGCCTTTAACGGGACCACAACGGACTATAATTTATTCTACTGTCTAGATGCGTTTACGGGCAGAGAAGTGTGGTGTTCAAAGGTGTACATTGGCTCGTCTCCCGCTGTTGCAGGTGGTCGCGTTTTTGTCGGTGGAAGAGATGGGCAGTTCTTTGCTTTTAATGCCACAGATGGTTCCAAAATTTGGAACTACTCTGTATTTTCTATGCCTGTAGGCCATGGTTTTGAGTCTTCCCCTGCTGTTACTAGTGACGCCGTATACGTTGGTGCCGACGATGGCTATCTATATGCATTTAATGCCTCAGATGGAAATAAACTGTGGAGTTATAAAGTGGGTGATAAACAGCATTTACAGTGTTCTCCTGCTATAGCTAATGGGCGAATCTACATGGGTTCTGAGGAGAATTTCTTGGTAGTCCTTGAACCTTGCGAAGTATGCTTTGATGTTACCTTTTTAGAGATTTCACTAATCATTTTGGTGGTTCTTATAGGGATTGCATTAGCTATAATTTCCTATAACAAACTCTTGAAAGCCAATTGA
- a CDS encoding PQQ-like beta-propeller repeat protein produces MQKIITAAPNISSITPMRSRRVAATLLVVYLFLGVFVQLANSAAEPTSETSNDDWPMLRHDPAHTGHSPKTLNISLNVAWTYKPSISYGFYHRVPAVANGYLYITDDNYLYCIDASTGNPHWIQNLTIQGPITQEEFSTAVYDGYVYTDNAAYDALTGKLVFTFPVQASTSPTVTDGAIYMGSKNGGVIALNATTGGVLWDTKGELLESSPAVSNGAVYYSYGNPWRQSGESYAVAALTGKEIWHNSAVGGLYAHVAVANGYVYINGFSGLFYCLNATSGATVWSYPAYAGWHSNSPAVTNEYVYAGPHIFNASTGTLLYNNSILTGSAPAVTSESLYVGYYNSTNSGMTPYVQKLYTLSGFGEGITSYKFPGEYEYDTYSSPVIANSMVYICAIGSNEIYAFGNPASIDGIILFPNLFSAVLIIGITLIAVVITAYLFRLRKLRRA; encoded by the coding sequence TTGCAAAAAATTATAACCGCAGCACCCAATATTTCATCGATCACCCCTATGCGCAGTAGAAGAGTTGCCGCTACCTTACTTGTAGTATACTTGTTTCTCGGTGTGTTTGTTCAGTTAGCAAACTCAGCTGCTGAACCCACTTCCGAAACTTCAAACGATGACTGGCCGATGCTCCGACATGATCCCGCCCATACGGGTCACTCTCCAAAAACTTTAAACATTAGCTTGAATGTCGCCTGGACATACAAACCTAGCATATCTTATGGCTTCTACCATCGAGTACCAGCAGTCGCCAATGGTTATCTCTACATAACTGACGACAATTATCTTTATTGCATTGATGCTTCAACTGGAAACCCTCATTGGATACAAAATTTGACGATACAAGGTCCAATTACTCAGGAGGAATTTTCAACTGCTGTCTATGATGGTTATGTCTACACTGATAACGCAGCCTATGATGCTTTGACAGGGAAACTAGTTTTTACATTTCCAGTGCAAGCATCCACCTCACCCACAGTAACTGATGGCGCTATTTACATGGGCTCCAAAAATGGTGGTGTTATCGCTCTTAATGCCACGACCGGCGGTGTTTTATGGGACACGAAGGGCGAACTACTTGAATCCTCGCCAGCCGTTTCAAATGGCGCTGTTTATTATTCCTATGGAAACCCTTGGCGGCAAAGCGGAGAAAGCTATGCAGTAGCTGCCCTAACTGGGAAAGAAATATGGCACAACTCGGCAGTAGGTGGACTCTACGCACATGTAGCGGTAGCCAATGGGTATGTATATATTAACGGATTTAGCGGTCTGTTCTATTGCTTGAATGCAACGAGTGGAGCAACTGTTTGGAGCTATCCCGCTTACGCTGGCTGGCATTCTAATTCCCCCGCAGTAACGAACGAATATGTTTATGCTGGACCGCACATTTTCAACGCATCAACTGGAACTCTGCTTTATAACAATTCGATATTGACTGGTTCCGCTCCAGCCGTTACAAGCGAAAGCCTCTACGTCGGTTACTATAATAGCACCAATTCCGGAATGACGCCATATGTGCAAAAACTGTATACATTAAGTGGTTTTGGCGAAGGCATAACGAGCTATAAATTTCCCGGTGAATATGAATATGATACCTATTCTTCTCCAGTGATTGCCAATAGTATGGTTTACATTTGTGCCATCGGAAGCAATGAGATTTATGCTTTTGGCAACCCTGCGTCAATTGATGGTATTATCCTTTTCCCGAATCTATTTAGTGCTGTATTAATTATCGGAATTACCCTTATCGCTGTAGTGATAACTGCTTATTTATTTAGATTAAGAAAGCTCAGAAGAGCATAG